Genomic DNA from Setaria italica strain Yugu1 chromosome V, Setaria_italica_v2.0, whole genome shotgun sequence:
TGAGGCCTTGCATATGTGCAGGAATTCAAAGGCCCATGCTAAGCAATCATGGATGGTTCTAGATCTGATGAAGCCATACTCATTTTTGTGAACCAAACTCAAAACCACCTTCTGAAGTCTATCAGCCAGAATTTTTGTAATGAGTTTAATGGTTGAGTTTAATAGCGAAATTGGTCTGAAATCACCCACTTGGAGGGGGCATTCTTTCTTTGGTATGAGAGGGATGTAAGAGGCATTAATGCTCTAAACGCAGATATTTCCTTCAAAGAAAGCGTCACAGAGATCATAGAAATCTTGTGCAACTAGATGCCAGCATTTTTTGAGAAATTCCCCATTAAATCCATCTGGACCAGGTGATTTATTAGCCGGCAGATCTTTGATGATTTGATCAATCTCTATCTTTGAAAAAGGGGTTTCTAGGATATCCAATCCTTGTAAGGGTGTTAAGAGATGGCTGAGATCGAAGTACATGTGGGTGAAATTGCTTTTGCCCAATCTTTCTCTGAATTCTTCCCATAAAAGCGTGGCTTTGGCGTGGTGGTCCATTATCTGATGGCCGTTTGGATGTTGCATGTATACTTGATTGGAACATTGAAGCACCATCCACGCAAAATGTCAACAAAACGGCCAAATTGGCACGAAATTAAATTTATGGTCCACTTCTCGATTGCAAGGACAATCGACTTCCACAGTTTCGCCACGGTGGCTGCTGGAAATCGGGCGCAAATACTCTACATTGCTGCCTGCACTAACGCTAAAATGTCCCTGGCACTTAACAACATCATCAGCAACTACTACATTGCTGCCTACGCTCACCCTAGGATGTTTCTGACACTTAGCAAGGCCACCAGCAATTCCTACATTGCCTCCTACGCTCACCCTAGGATGTTCCTGGCACCTAACAGAGTCATCAACATTTCCTACATTGCCTCCTGCCCTGACGCTCGAATGTCTCTGGCACTTGATGGAATCATCTCTAACTCCTACACTGCACGTTGGAAATCCAATGGCGCCTTCTGTGATGACGACATGTAGATCAATCACGGCAGCATCCAATGCTTCAGTCCTAAGGGCAAAACCTGCACCGCTCGTCACCGTGGCTGCCGGTGCCTCCGAGACCAGGGAGCACTCGCTGGTTACTTCGATCCAGCCTTCCTCAGAATCCCAGTCCGGCAAGCCCGACGAGGAGCTCGCCAATGAGCTGATCTTTTGGACCGCTCGCTCAGaggcctcctcttcctcgtcgtcgGACTCCCAGAATAATGCCGCATTGAGTGTGCTGTTGGGGGACGGCCAGTCGTGCTTGGCCGGCTCGGCGTCGCagcaggcggaggcgaggaaaggGTGCTCCAGCAGCTGCGCCGCTGTGAGCCGGCTGCGGGGGTTTCTCGCTAGGCACACGCGCAAGAAGTCCTTGGCTTGCGCTGACAGCCACGCGGGCGGCTCCGGGACGGCGTCCGTGTAGCCGATCCTGTGAACGGCGGCGAAGACGTCGTCCACGTCGCTCCACGGCGCGCGCCCCGTGGCCATCTCGATGACGGTGCAGGCGAGCGCCCACACGTCGGCCGCTGGCCCCTGCTCGTCGCCGCGCGCCACCTCTGGCGCCATAAACGCAGGGGTCCCGCCGATCGgctgcgacggcgacggccggacGGGCCGCGCGCAGCCGAAGTCCGTGAGCCTtgcgcggccgtcgccgccgatcACCACGTTCCTGGGCTTGACGTCCCCGTGCACCAGCGACCGCCCGTGGAGGTAGGCAAGCCCCCGCGCCACGTCTCGCGCGTACGCACGGATGGCAGGCTCATCGAGGCGGCCCCCGCTCCTGGCGGCCTCGTCGGCCAGAGACCCGCCGGGCGCGAACTCGAGGAACAGGTGGTACTCCCCGCCCGCCGCAGCGTGGGAGCCGAGGCAGGGCACGATATGGGGCGAGCAGAGCCCCTCCAGCACCTGCTCCTCACGCCGCAgctgcgccgccccgccggcggcggccgccgactTGACCGCCAGGAGCTGCCCCGAGGCGTCGTCGGAGGCCAGCCACACGACGGCGCCCGACGCGCCCCGGCCCAGCGTTCGGACTCGCCTGAGGCGCTTCGCGTCAGAGGGATCCATGCCCTTTCTGTTTGTGCTTGCTTCTAGCTGGGAGGAAATGCGAATGGCGTGTGAAATCTAAGCGTTCGGCGCCGCTCAGGATTGCCTTCCAGCGAGGTAGGGGGTGGTCTATTTATACGGGCCACCCTGGAGGCGCATGGAACACCTGCGGATGCCGAGCTGCGAGCCCCCCGGAGGAGGGATTTAGGACATCGGCGGCGTGCGACTCGTGGAAGGGCTCGGCCGGTGGAAGGCGTAACGGGCTTGTAGGCCCCGGTTCTAGTGGTGCCTTTGCGGCACTTTTCCGGCGTTTCTCCTGCTGCCTATTGCTTTCTGACGGTTATTGTTGGCCAGCCGCCgcagcctcaggggtcggggaCCGTTGCTAATTCGCGCCATGGATCCAAATGCTCACGTTACCGAAAACCCTTGCCATGCCCTCCATTCTTAGTTCGAAACTTCCGAAACAATTTTTTGAACAAAATTTGATTAACCTCATAATTAGACAAAGTTAAAATAAGCAACCACACTTGCCGTCGGTTGATTTGATATACTCCTTTCCGAGTCATCACAAATAAGTGCtgcttttttatatattttgcaAAAGATAAAGGTTGCTGGGTGGCCCGCAGCCCATACTATTTTCAAAACTATGAAATTTTTTGAAACTTGCGTTGAGAGCTATATAGTTTAATTTCATCCAAGTACGTCCAATTCtgtgcctcacaattaaatgctATAGCTAGCCTTTTAAACCGTGAAATGAAATTGTCCATTGAAGATCTTGTTTTATTCATCAACTTAATTCTTTTTAGATAACGTGGTACTCTTAGCAACTGCAAATACAACTCTCCACTAGAAATATGTAAAGGGAGCCTTATCCATCACGTATTTAAGAGAATCTTAGTTATTACTcgaataaataaacaaacagAGAATCTTAGTTATTCGAGATATCAATAAAGGTAGCCATCCTACGATTGTTTTCCTACACTTGCTCggtaaaaataataataatgcaGGCACTCTTCACTGGGAGGAATATGATTTCTATGTAGTGTCACAACTGCGAAAAATGATGAGATAAATGGTGTTTCACATCCATTTTGAGGGTTGGATGGTCGGGATATGAACCTGAGGCATCCACTAGTAGTAGAGCAGTGCAAGGAGAAGCTCTCCTTGGCTTCAAATTATAGTGAAGACAATCGCTGAGAATTGTCGCTGGAGGACCAAACCGAGATCTTGTTAAAGATGAATATTATTTTAAACAATGGCTGAATGCACAGTCTTGCTAATGATTACGATCCATTAAATCTTGAAAAAAGGAAGAATAGCTGAATAGGCAAGGTAACACATTTGCTTTAGCAAAGGATGCCGACTGCAATGGAACTGATATCAAGGAGTGAAGGCATGAGGTACTAGGGAGTACCAAGTTTATGGTAAGCAGAGTTGCTAACAACATAGTGATATGGAAAAGTACAAGCAATCCATCGGGGAATATCGTAATTGGAGACTGAGAATTGTGCTGGCTAATCTAGCATTGTCTCAACACTTGTTATCAGTCATCACTTAGGCAGTAACAAAAGCAACGAGTGGTGGTTGCTGATAAGGTGGAATGGGGCACATGGGCATGGAACAAGATGATGATGTATTGACGTTTTAGACCTGGTTCGTTTTGGGTAGGATCGATTGGGATTGCAGCCTAATTCACGTGGGTCACTCGGCTTAGTAGGATCCCGACCCATGGGGAAATAGTTTTTCGTTTAAGCCTAGTGTGGCTTGTATCCCTACCCACCTGTCATTCCTCACCCCAACCCTAAACAACTCTTCTCTAATAGCTGGAAAATAAACACAAGAGGGCAAGGGAGGCGAATGCAAAGCAGACTAAAGCCTCGTTCGTTTCTTTTTGGAATGGATCCAGTCCAGAACCGTTCCAGGTCAGGATCGAATGGATCCAGGTGCTTCACTTAATCCCGGCCAAGAACCATTCCAAGCTCAGGAACCGTTCCAAGCCCACAAATAATATGTTCGGCTGTACAGGAATTATTTTAGGGTTAGAGCCATTTCATCAGACCTATTTGaccaaaaaaaattgttcaaTTCACGTTGTTCAGATANNNNNNNNNNNNNNNNNNNNNNNNNNNNNNNNNNNNNNNNNNNNNNNNNNNNNNNNNNNNNNNNNNNNNNNNNNNNNNNNNNNNNNNNNNNNNNNNNNNNtatatatatatatatatatatatatatatatatatatatatatatatatatatatatatatatatatatatatatatatatatatatatatatgcaagcTCTTCACACAGGCACAAATATAAATGACAGGTCAGGTGTTTGCTGCACTAAACATTCCCTAAGCAGCAAAGTGGATGTCAGTTTGGCATGTCATTGTTATGTATAAAGGGAAAGCACCTGACAAAATAGCACAAGGCTGCAATAACTGACTATAATCTTTGCTTCAAGAGCAATTTGATTGACAAAGCAAGCATATTGTTCCTAGAAAGTTTTTTTAAGACACTATACTCAGTTATACTAAACCTGCAGAATCTAGCTGACATGCAGAAGCTATCTCTCTGCATTGGTCCTACTACCAACTGTTCAAACGCATCAATTACCTGATAGCAAAGAAACTAatattgcaggcttgcagctacTGGCCTTTACTACAACAATCCAAGATCATGTGAAGTGTGCAGCTGGGCTATTCATTTCAGGTAGGCTAATGGCGACATCACCTTCAATTTTCTCTTCAGTTTTACTTCAGACAACAATGTGGCATAACTGAAAGGCGGCGCACGACACTGCAACCACTGATTAATCAAGATAACCCAGCTCTTAGTTTACTCATTATGAATCACATCCAATGTGGCACTTATCTGTCGCAAGGCGTGCAGCATTTTTCTCTCACTATCCACACAACATACAACCAAATTTCTATAGTTTTGTGATTAACATGATACATCATGTGAGAAAATGTACAAGTGATCTTGCATGCCTGATTTCCTCACAAACTCTAGAAAAAAGAGCTGCTGTGTGACCGTGTCAGATTTAAATGGGCACATTTAGATGGAGCAGCCACTGAAACTGAAACTGTAGATGGCATTCCATGTGTCCCTGCAGATCTACCTAATCCTTTTTCACCTCAACTAATACTATCAAACAAGAACCACATCAAACAAGAAATGCTATCAAGTTTCAGTAACTGGGATCTCATTGGGTCACAAACTATTGCACAAGATAATTATATGCAATTTGTGAGCAAGCAGACCCAAGATCCCTGGAAATCCATGGTTGGTAGCCAAGAAGCAGGTGCTCCAATTCCAGCGGAGAATGGAGTTAGATAGACCTgggaagaaaggaacagatccaCGACGAAGGATGCTGTTCGATAGCTATGCTCAATTGCTAACCACCTTGCTGCCTGCCTGACCTGCAACTACAACCACCTAGACACGGACGACCTAGGCCGGCCATCAACGCAAAAAgcgacgcccggccggccggccggccaacaACGACGGATGTACCCCACCCCTGCTCAAAATCTTGGGTTAGCTTACCGgcgagaaggcggcggccgtcgtcgcgGTGGTGGCTATTGAAGATGTCCCATGCCGCCATGCCGTCACCTCGCGTCGCCCCGCCACCACCTCGTGCCGCCGTCACATCACTTCGCGCGCCGCCAGCGGAGCCACGCCTAGCGTCGCCTCgtggagcctcgcgccgctagCGCCGTTCGCTGGTTTCGATCCGGAGGTGAGAACATACGGATCCGATCCGGGCCGCATAGTGAAGGAGAATTCCAATCCAGGCCCATTTT
This window encodes:
- the LOC101774360 gene encoding mitogen-activated protein kinase kinase kinase 17, giving the protein MDPSDAKRLRRVRTLGRGASGAVVWLASDDASGQLLAVKSAAAAGGAAQLRREEQVLEGLCSPHIVPCLGSHAAAGGEYHLFLEFAPGGSLADEAARSGGRLDEPAIRAYARDVARGLAYLHGRSLVHGDVKPRNVVIGGDGRARLTDFGCARPVRPSPSQPIGGTPAFMAPEVARGDEQGPAADVWALACTVIEMATGRAPWSDVDDVFAAVHRIGYTDAVPEPPAWLSAQAKDFLRVCLARNPRSRLTAAQLLEHPFLASACCDAEPAKHDWPSPNSTLNAALFWESDDEEEEASERAVQKISSLASSSSGLPDWDSEEGWIEVTSECSLVSEAPAATVTSGAGFALRTEALDAAVIDLHVVITEGAIGFPTCSVGVRDDSIKCQRHSSVRAGGNVGNVDDSVRCQEHPRVSVGGNVGIAGGLAKCQKHPRVSVGSNVVVADDVVKCQGHFSVSAGSNVEYLRPISSSHRGETVEVDCPCNREVDHKFNFVPIWPFC